The following is a genomic window from Elaeis guineensis isolate ETL-2024a chromosome 10, EG11, whole genome shotgun sequence.
ggagatatctgatgaggtatctatttctttccagtagtggatattagattctgcatgcccctatcatgtatattgtagagaggagcagtttgactccctggagaacagtgagggcactgtatatctgccagatggatcgagctgtgcgatcataggcatcgggatggtcaactggaggacacatgacggtgcagtgaggagattgggggaggtccgatacatacataatttcaggcagaatcttatctcacttagcagattggattcgagaggctacaggatagtagctggtagaggaatcctgagggtgctacgcggcgataggattgtgctagagggaaagaaggggaacagaggacattattacctggcagaaagctcagtgcgaggtgaagcttcgggagccaggtggagctttgggagcgaggtggagctccaggaggcggatcggacacgagacaggagactggagaggacgagaggcgacgtcgcaaggtgagattcctattgccgcaggacgatgccccaagcagatctcaggtcaggaggagcacagcatacgatggagatgggatcgagcagcctggctcgactctcatgtttatccatccataatcagcaggcgattgccccagggcatgggggtgaggagatctagaagctctcggagtttggaggaagccgaatatcgagtcaaagtgaagattgttaggatttgatgtctcgagattcagctcacattgagcctacaacgaggttcgcgataaaaaatggagtccaacaagatcaagatcatccaaaatggagctcggacggagaagatacgagcttttgaagtcggcacaagatcCGAGGAGGCGGAGGATCGCCAGCGGATGGCGGCGGGCCGGCGGAGCGGCGGCATGAGGCCAATGCataggatgcgcgacccaggcaggCGGGCGGCCCAGTCGGGCGCACGGCCCACCCCGTGCATGGGCCCGCGCGCGGGCgtgacccaggcccaggcaccttgCCTAGGCCTGTACCTCGGTCCATCGTGGATtgagcggtccacggctgggcctgtagaCCGCGTGGATGTTTTTCAcatatttctcacggtccacggtactatttcgtaGATCGATCACGATCGAACGGCCCAGGAAGTTCTCGATAATGATCCAACAGTTTGGGGccttaattggatttgattaggactcttaaacctaatctaattaagttttagCCTTATAAAAGGGTCTGAACAGTGAAGAAGGATGTGGGTGATTCAGTTTTTTTGCTGAGGATGCCGcgcggaacccgagaagagaaagagaaagagagaggcgtgaggccgcTGAGAAAGAAggagctgagagagaaggagtatGGCTCCTGGACAGTGGACGCTGGGCACTTCAAGGGTTCAAGAGGgttttccaagagagagagcttttgtaaggagaacttcaggtgagagagaatttggtgtataagggttgaggatgaggtctcctcttgtaaattttttttttcatagtgaagtttgcatgccccgtgagggcgagcccttttgtggctgatctacgtattttgattgttttattttatttcttctttctttctgttgtATCGCATGGTACTAAAAAGATCTTGGAAAGtaatgtcctgaccagacatccatccaacagagGAAGAGAAGACTAGACACATCAACCTATACTAATACATGACACACTTGTAAtaagccaaagaaggaagttgAGTGACAATCCGAACAATTTATTTGCCACCTACCATTTCATCGTATATAAAGTAGTATTACCGAGCGAGAAGAAGGCACCTAATCATCCATCCTTGTGATCTTTACCCAGGGGCTTAAGCAACAAGTAGGTGACCCCCATTGCGACCCACCCTCCGATCAGCACCCTCATCGCCGACGTCCTCACCTGAGACCCACCCAAATAAGCTCCTAGTCCTCCAAACGCAGCCAGAGCAACCGATGTCACGATAGCAAGCACCAAAAGCCTTATCCAATGATGGCTAATGAAAGCGCTCGACAGGAACGGCACCAGTGAACCGGCCATGAACGCAAGCCCCGAAGCCGCCGCCGCCTTGATCGGGCTTGGCAGCGGCTCTCCATCATCACCTTTGCCGACTTCCCTGCTTCTAGCTGCTGCAATTGCTCTCATCATCGGCGACCTCCCCGCTGACAGGCCGGACAACGCTAGAGGTGGTGATGCAGCTGCTAGTATTGCCGGCGAcggcggcggtggcggcggtGGAGTGAAGTTTTTAATAGCTGAAGCCATGGCAGTCTGCTCGACTgactttgtttttcttccttccATTTCAATGTCTCTTTGCATGGATACAGACACGAACTCGCCGACGGTCATGCTGAATGCACCGGCGACGGCGCCAGCGGCCCCGGAGACTATCATAGACCGCCGATCCTCCTTGGCTGATCCAACTCCAAGCATGAGAGAAGCTGTGGACAGTAGGCCATCGTTGGCGCCTAAGACTGCAGCTCGGAGCCACTGAGCTCGCTGTGCTCGTGTTTCCTTCTCGTCGCCGCCATGAGGTTCATCAGGCACCGAGAGCTTACGCTCGGAGCGCCCGTTGGCAAGCTCTGCTGCTTTCATGGTGGTGGGAGTGTGGCATTCTAAGGCAGATCACACTCCTTATGCCATATATTTTTTAAGACAACACAAAGGCAAACTACAATTACGTCATCTTTGTTCTTTTCTCCATttctttatgtttttttttttggttcaagtAATCGTCAGTTTtcttatatatatttgcataaatGATGGTCGAGATTTTGTATAGAGATTTGATAATTGCTGGGTCGAGAAATTTAAAGCATTTTAGCTGCTTGATGGAGAGCCGGCCAAGTGCTTAGTAGTTCACGTGCGCGGTTCCAAAAGAGGAGTAGATGATGTCGAAGAAAACTGCGGAACATTTCTTGTGAATGTCCCTGTCCGTCGGACACAATATTCTCATGGGAGAGAGAATTTATATTTTTCTGTGGAAGATAatgaagtaattttatttataaaccaGCAAACAAGTTTGTAGACTACTAACTGCACCCTTCAATTGAAAAACAGGTTCTATCTTCCAAGTTTGGAGGATTCTTCCTCAATTTCAATGTTGGATGGAGATTCTCTTTTATAGAAAAACCCATAAGTAATGAGCTACAAAATGGGAGTGGCTTTCTCTCAAATATCCCTAACCCTGACCCCTTAAATCTTGGGAACGGTAGATTCGATGCTAGGTTACTTGGTCTAATTACCAAAAATTTTTGCCAGCTTGATAAGCTAGCACACCCTTTCAGCTTTTTTCTGAAGGTACATTGGGAGCTCAGCTCTCAATGATCTTAGGAAATCACACCCAAAAATATTAGTTCTTGCTTATATAAGAGATGAAAGGGAGAGATAAACCCTGATCGACATTCCTCGATAAACCCTAATCGACATTCACCCTTGCACTTAGAGGAGTCACCTAATTATTCAATTAATGGGCTAGTTGCCCAATCTAAATATGTGAAGTCCGAGAACGCAAAATCAGGAGGCCCTCGTATAATCAGACAAAAAGAGAatgataattaaattaaaatattatccaaataaatgattattttatgaattttgtagaacaataaaagatattttggGTGCCGAAATGTGTGCGCCAAAAATTTCTTGATCCCATCAAATGCTGATATAGCAGCTCTATACAATCATTTTGGTGTATCACATCGATCCCTTAATACTGCTCGGCAAGAGGAACTTTCCTATCCACAAAGAGGCATACTATAGCATTACTTTTGAAAAAATTGATGGTATTTTCCATATTATTCCACAAAAAATTAGAAGTGATGAAACTATGCCATAACCTATTAAAGATGGAACATAGCATTCGTACTTGAGATTTCTCAATGATAGATGGATAAGATTGTGGCATAAACTACCAAAGGGGACATAAAGTAATTCTTAGTACTAATGAGTTTATTGTATTATCTGGTTATGAAGGGTGTCGAGAGTAAAGTGCGTTTCGCACCAAAGTTTGCTTGTGACGAGTGAAAGCAATGGCATAggagttgttgttgttgttttgtcCACATTATGTATAATATTTTGTCCCTTTACTGCTGCTGCGGTGTTTCATAGGTCGAGAAAAGCTTAAATTAGAAGTTTCCTGGGGAAGGTCTAATTCCAATGGTGTGGCTCACCACCTACATGCGTATATCTAAGGGGCAAATTCCTTGCTGCATGGACTAACATAAACCATAGCGGCTTCAGTCACTTTGTCAATATGCAGGACTTGGATGGATAGCTCGGTGAACTATAATGCTTAATTGGCCTAACTCTTTCTAGAAGCATATGTAAATTATTAGTGCCAGTCAAGTAAAATGCATGTTAGAGGAAGCATCAATAATATGATTCCCATATTactaaaatctttttaaaatcagaatcgaaattggaatggcgATATTTTCCAACGTGTTTGGTTCGTGATGAAAGTCAGAATAAAAAAGAGAATGGAATTTGAAATATTAGATGAGGGTAAAGATTGAGTTTTGAAGGATCGTGGCATTCTCATTTTCTGTTAGAATTAGAATGAGAATGGAACTCCTTCTTACTCATTCTTATTTTCATTCCAGAATTTAATTATCCCAAACCAAACAAGCTCTTAGTATTCttgattatatttaaaaaatcctTTCAGTAGGTATTACGGTCAATCCGCTCATTGCCTGATTGCCgaaaacgagcacctgcaagagaagtccacactgaccggagatgcctccggcgggaaccctccgacggtcaaatcagagaggagactaggcaacagtagaaaagaaataGGGAGActcagcgggagagagagagagagtccaggGGCTTCGAAAGAACTTCTCCGCAGCACTGTTGTCttctccattttatagtagagcgcggcgtggGGCCGCCATTAATGGCGCAAACAActggaggagttgtcaaatcgtcggaggctgtcagagtcaccgcaGACTGTCAAGTCACCGTGAGCTGTCAAATtgctgggattaatctatgtccttgacaggacaatgtcccaggacgGTTATGCCGTACGCCCTTGTCAGGACAGCGGcccacagcagtcgtacggcgtttgggggagccgaccgaccatacgtcggcatttggttgcgggatgtcgggtgaagactcggggacaccgtcggctggtctgacgcattgcgggagtcggacctcggCCACCACCTCCGcctgacagtgagtcggtagagtcgggctccgccattcGACTAGTCGGGAGTAGAATGGATCTgtccgaccgacataccttcggtcggacagtgtcggcagtcgtcggtcggtgcagTCGGTAGAGTCGGATGTCGGTCAGGCAGACCCGAGGATGAGTCGGCATAAAATGGATCGACCGGTACGCCCCAACAATAGGCATAGGAGTTCTAGCTTGATGTAttgtttcagtttttttttttttttttgtgaaaaatcaTATTCATTTGCTGAAGTCCAATATCGGTCCCCCTAATTTCAACTTCGTTTCTTACACCTACTCACCTCTTTATAGTTGAGTATCTAATTTCTTGATTCTCTAGAAACAGCTTTTTATTCTTGTAGTACTTGTAAGCAGATCATCAAACGAATTCCTCTAGTCATTCAACTGGTTAAATACTAGCTTTTTGATCTGAAAGGATGAATCCTTCATAGACGCTAATGGACTCCTACCCATATGCTACATGAGTACTTGTGTAGGAGCTTGGATTCACTAGCTTATTTGGTGAACAGACTCACTAGCTTTCACTAGCATGATTCAGGCCGGAATTGAAGATGTGATAATAGAGATTTGTGTACATGGTGAGAACCAAACGAGAACATCTAGTAAGAAAACCAGTGTGAGAAGAGTGTGGGCAGGAATGGTGAACATCACAATCAATCATAGATTAATCTCTGGACAAAACAGAAGCACAATAAATGATGATGTAGGAAAAAATGTGAAAGAAAATGCATTTCGTGGCGTGGTAAGGCACAAAAAGTTCTCTGGCTTGGCAACCTAGCATTCTATCATCCTTCCGTGGATAGAAGAAACTGTACCTAATGTCAATCAGGTTCAGATCTTATCTTTTTTTGCACCAAAGAATTATTGATCTTCTTTCTCAACATCATCCATTGGAGCGTGCCCCACACAGCTGCCAATGCACTCCAAACTCTCTCATTCATCAGGCTGCAGAGGTCTCGAAGCAATGATTGTGAGGTCCATCGGTGGATTCGCATGAAGAATGGTGAATCCTTTTTTggtgcaaaagatacaaccccgAACCATGTCGGTCATCAGCTCGAcattgtacccaaaaaaaaaatcatcagttCCTCAATCAGCCGAACTGGCTTCAAAACAATTATATGATGCTGAACAATAAATGGCTCTTCCTCCTAGCCCACATAGTCCAATAGACAATGATGACAAGATTTGATGAAAGGGAGCAAAGAAATAATAATACAAATATATCTTCATACGCATTCCAACCAAAGATCTAATGCTATGGGCAAAGAATATGATTGAGAGGTTCCACACTAGCAGCCAAACTCAAGACTTTGAATCTTAATCTTCTATGCTGAACCTATACTGTTGCTGTTAGTCTGAACATATTTTCAGGTCTCCTTTCGTTGATATTAAAGCTAGAGAGCTCTTTCTTAAAATAATAATTCCAAGCCTGGCTGCATTCTAGAACTTTATTGTAATCAAGGTTGCTAACCTTGGTTAGAACCCACTAAAGGACATATTGATGAAGAGAGTGGAAGATTGCAAGGCTGTTTGAAATATTAAATCACAATCTATGACCCACTTCTGCTTCTCAAAATTAGGAAGCAGCATCATTCAGCAATCTAGACAATAATCTAATTTCACTCCAAAACAAAaggtataaataaataaaacaaaatataaaaaattacaaaCAACTTTTCTTCTTGGATAGGCAAATCCTATCCATCATCTCATCTCCATCTAAATAAATTATTCCTTTTAATTTAATAGATAGATAAACAAtccaaatttcatgaagaaaagtgACAGGCTCCTTTTCTTTCTCCTAGCCCACACCATCCATCTCACTTGAGATGGCTGCTTTCACATAATTGTAGCTTAAACATGAACCAGATTGTTGATATTAATCAATTAAAGAGAGTTAACAAGCCATAAACACCAGCAAACTAGGTACAGCCACCCAACCAACtacaaatatttatatattagcttcttatcccaaaaaaaaaaaaaaaccgcatCATCCATCTTAACATACATAACCCAATAACTCAAATTAGGAAAAAACAGAGATCATTAATTTTCCCATAAATTCTTATAGACGGACGGCGGAGGCTGGATGGATGGAGGGGATCGATGGAAGAGATCGGATCTGATCATGATCACTCGTCGTAGACGCGGCACTCGTCGGTCTCCGGGTTCTCCTGGCAGAAGGCATCGAGGGGGTCCCGATCGCTCTCCGCCAGCCGGCGGCGGAGGCGGGCCATGGCCTGActgacctcctccacctcgtcccACGCCACCTTGCACCCgtccgaccccctcctctcctcccctTCGCACGCCGCCTTCGCCTCCTCCACCTTCTTCTCTATCATCTCCGCCAGCTTCTTCTCCCTCATGGCCGTCCCCTTGTATCTCTTCCTCAccgccgccgccaccgccgccgccgaTCCGCTCCTCCCCGGCCACCACTTCCTCGCCTGAATCGAAACGACCGCCTCCGCTGGATCTCGTTGGGATCGCGATCGGAGGCCGCTTGAAGAAGGAAAGTGAGGagaagagagcgagagagaggacGAGGACGCCATCGATTGGATCGAGATCGGGGAAAGCAAACCTTAGAAGAAGGGCAGAAGGCCTTTATTTTTCTTGAGGGGTGTCGTTATCGCTTTCGCTTTGCCGTTTTCCTTTTCTCGTTCTTTTGTGGGCTTGAGTTATCCGGAGAGCGGAAGAGAGACTCTTAACTTCACCTGGGGATTGTTTCCAAGTACTCGAGGGTATATAAATCATGATAATGGCCGTTATGTCATTTTTGATAGATACTAGAATAAATATATATCTCAAtttgcttatatatatatatatatatatatatatatatatatatatatatatatatatatatatatatatatatatcatgataATGGCCGTTATGTCATTTTTGATAGATACTAGAATAAATATATATCTCAAtttgcttatatatatatatatgtatgtatgtattgcaGTATATTTTGTTAGATGGGTAGATGAAGAGAATAAGAAAATATATTGAAttctttatgatttaatttttattatgagcataaaattatctttatattttttgGCATGCCTAATGTATTgataggagcaaaatcataattggttctgttatcatattttaaaattttaaaaattatttttttattatcaaatattatggATATGTCCAATGAGGATGGATTGAATTttgaaataaagataaaaataaataatttttattttaattattttatcataaaaaaaattatttctattttgATATCAAAGAAGAATAGAAACGCATCAATACCTCAATATCCAACCCTTATTTTATCCAATATTTTactttcattccaatttcgacaTGGCCGTTCTTCTCTCCATTCCAATTCTTTCCGTCTCTGAAAGTATTAACATAACTATGCAAAAAACAAAAAAGCTCCTCTTGAAATAGCAAGAGATCATAGTGTTAGAGGATTAGTAATCATTTGGCAATCCACTCACTTTCAGTAGCTAACTAAACTGTAAAGATTAGATGAATCCAGGCTCCAGACTTTGGATCCACGGGATGTTCGGTTGATGCAAGAACGAAGAAGATGCTGGTGAGAAGAAAAGCATGCCCAAGAAACTTTGAGCCCAAAAGAAGTCAAATTCTTAAATTTGTTCGTTGACATGCAGGGCCAACTCAAATCCTTTGTATTTATAAAGAAGTCGTTAAGTAGCGCAACTTAACATAGCATGTACGTAGAATCAAACCCTGCTGGCTAGCTTGATTCTCTTTTGCACATTACCTTGTTGtgataaattaaaattgaaaatat
Proteins encoded in this region:
- the LOC105053281 gene encoding vacuolar iron transporter homolog 5, with protein sequence MKAAELANGRSERKLSVPDEPHGGDEKETRAQRAQWLRAAVLGANDGLLSTASLMLGVGSAKEDRRSMIVSGAAGAVAGAFSMTVGEFVSVSMQRDIEMEGRKTKSVEQTAMASAIKNFTPPPPPPPSPAILAAASPPLALSGLSAGRSPMMRAIAAARSREVGKGDDGEPLPSPIKAAAASGLAFMAGSLVPFLSSAFISHHWIRLLVLAIVTSVALAAFGGLGAYLGGSQVRTSAMRVLIGGWVAMGVTYLLLKPLGKDHKDG
- the LOC105052874 gene encoding calvin cycle protein CP12-3, chloroplastic, with the protein product MASSSSLSLSSPHFPSSSGLRSRSQRDPAEAVVSIQARKWWPGRSGSAAAVAAAVRKRYKGTAMREKKLAEMIEKKVEEAKAACEGEERRGSDGCKVAWDEVEEVSQAMARLRRRLAESDRDPLDAFCQENPETDECRVYDE